One window of the Hippocampus zosterae strain Florida chromosome 8, ASM2543408v3, whole genome shotgun sequence genome contains the following:
- the LOC127606485 gene encoding cytochrome b-c1 complex subunit 10-like, with translation MVQQILSKFVGAKNVTILRTWIPNLVTWGTVGGVTLVYFTDWRVVLDYVPYIRGKFRKDD, from the exons ATGGTCCAGCAAATACTCAGTAAATTTGTCGGGGCTAAGAACGTCACGATCTTACGGACGTG GATACCCAATTTGGTGACATGGGGGACGGTGGGTGGTGTGACGCTTGTTTACTTCACAGACTGGCGGGTCGTCCTTGACTACGTGCCGTACATTAGGGGCAAGTTCCGCAAGGATGACTGA
- the tcf3b gene encoding transcription factor 3b isoform X2, with product MTEQQQRMAAVGTDKELSDLLDFSAMFAPPVANGKNRTMTLASSQFSGADERSSSGSWGSAEQSSPSFSQGRGYGEGSHYSEHEGLASPFLNSGIAGKNERPSYPFANQPGFLPSEIAMPSPDAMSPSGLKSGSQFYQPYPNNPRRRPPDGGLDSQPKKIRKPPGLPSSVYASTSGDEYARDNGGYPGGKPGAVYPGSFYMQEDLWSSTGYSAMLGNSPHIGPPGSFSSLNPQDRMNYPLHSSEVNGFHAAPTTYNHTPTINGEAIMAGTRATTAGSSGDEIGKALASIYPSDHNSNNFSSAPSTPGSPQAIAGAQSQWQRPTTPSFEGQPHALQSKMEDRLEEAIHVLRNHAVGQGPGLDGAHPDIHSLLSAVHNGGLGSLSPAFPNASLALSNRHPAMGGKQDEPTGLPPSSTLLHGHHASGSTPSVGQPEGFSSLPSGITRSTHSSSSSDIKREDKEEDENSSTADKSDDEKKESKAARSRTSQDNEDDEDLPPEVKMERERERRVANNARERLRVRDINEAFKELGRMCQLHLSHDKPQTKLLILHQAVNVILNLEQQVRERNLNPKAACLKRREEEKVSGVVGDAPMQLSGGHPNIGGDGHNPVGHM from the exons ATGACCGAGCAGCAGCAAAGAATGGCTGCAGTGGGAACTGACAAGGAACTCAGCGACCTCCTGGATTTCAGTGCG ATGTTCGCGCCTCCCGTAGCGAACGGCAAGAACAGAACAATGACCCTCGCCAGCAGCCAGTTCAGCGGCGCAG atGAGCGCAGCAGCTCTGGTTCCTGGGGTTCGGCGGAACAGAGCAGTCCTTCTTTCAGCCAAGGACGG GGCTACGGAGAAGGATCTCACTACAGTGAACATGAAGGCTTGGCCTCTCCTTTCCTAAATTCAGGGATTGCAG GTAAAAATGAGCGGCCATCATACCCCTTTGCAAACCAG cctgGTTTCCTTCCAAGTGAAATTGCAATGCCCAGCCCAGATGCCATGTCCCCCTCAGGCCTGAAATCAGGCTCCCAATTTTACCAACCCTACCCAAACAATCCGCGGAGGAGGCCACCCGATGGAGGCTTGG ACTCTCAGCCAAAGAAGATTCGGAAACCCCCTGGCCTTCCTTCCTCG GTGTATGCGTCCACATCTGGTGACGAATATGCTAGAGACAATGGAGGTTATCCTGGCGGTAAGCCCGGTGCGGTCTACCCGGGCTCTTTCTACATGCAAG AAGACCTTTGGTCATCGACCGGCTACTCGGCCATGCTGGGCAACTCCCCTCACATTGGACCACCAGGCTCCTTTTCATCACTGAACCCCCAAGACAGGATG AATTATCCACTGCACAGCAGCGAAGTTAATGGTTTCCACGCCGCCCCCACCACCTACAACCACACGCCTACCATCAATGGGGAGGCCATCATGG CAGGCACTCGAGCCACAACGGCAGGCAGTTCTGGAGACGAAATTGGAAAGGCTCTTGCCTCG ATTTATCCGTCGGACCACAACAGTAATAACTTCTCTTCAGCTCCGTCTACTCCAGGGTCTCCTCAAGCTATTGCAG GGGCTCAGTCCCAGTGGCAAAGACCAACCACGCCCAGTTTTGAAGGGCAACCACATGCACTG CAGAGTAAGATGGAGGACCGTTTGGAGGAGGCCATCCATGTGCTCCGGAACCACGCTGTAGGTCAAGGGCCCGGCTTAGATGGTGCCCACCCTGACATACACAGCCTTCTGTCAGCAGTACACAACGGGGGTCTTGGATCCCTTTCTCCAGCTTTCCCAAATGCCAGCCTCGCTCTCAGCAACAGACATCCTGCTATG GGAGGGAAACAAGATGAGCCCACTGGCCTTCCGCCTAGCAGCACGCTTCTGCACGGTCATCATGCGTCCGGGTCCACACCGTCAGTTGGCCAGCCAGAAGGCTTCAGCA GTCTTCCTTCTGGGATCACGCGCTCCACACACTCCTCCAGCAGCTCGGACATCAAAAGAGAAGATAAGGAGGAGGATGAAAATTCGTCCACGGCAGACAAATCCGACGATGAAAAGAAAGAGTCCAAAGCAGCACGCAGTCGAACAAG TCAGGACAATGAAGACGATGAAGACCTCCCGCCCGAGGTGAAAATGGAGCGTGAGCGAGAACGGCGAGTGGCCAACAACGCCCGCGAGCGCCTGCGAGTACGGGACATCAACGAGGCATTCAAGGAGCTCGGGAGGATGTGCCAGCTACATCTCAGCCACGACAAACCTCAGACCAAACTTCTCATCCTGCATCAAGCCGTCAACGTCATACTTAATTTAGAACAACAAGTCAGAG AGCGTAACCTCAACCCCAAGGCGGCATGTTTAAAGCGCCGTGAGGAGGAAAAGGTGTCTGGGGTGGTGGGTGATGCACCCATGCAGCTCTCAGGAGGCCACCCAAATATTGGAGGAGATGGCCACAATCCAGTTGGTCACATGTAA
- the tcf3b gene encoding transcription factor 3b isoform X1, giving the protein MTEQQQRMAAVGTDKELSDLLDFSAMFAPPVANGKNRTMTLASSQFSGADERSSSGSWGSAEQSSPSFSQGRGYGEGSHYSEHEGLASPFLNSGIAGKNERPSYPFANQPGFLPSEIAMPSPDAMSPSGLKSGSQFYQPYPNNPRRRPPDGGLDSQPKKIRKPPGLPSSVYASTSGDEYARDNGGYPGGKPGAVYPGSFYMQEDLWSSTGYSAMLGNSPHIGPPGSFSSLNPQDRMNYPLHSSEVNGFHAAPTTYNHTPTINGEAIMAGTRATTAGSSGDEIGKALASIYPSDHNSNNFSSAPSTPGSPQAIAGAQSQWQRPTTPSFEGQPHALQSKMEDRLEEAIHVLRNHAVGQGPGLDGAHPDIHSLLSAVHNGGLGSLSPAFPNASLALSNRHPAMGGKQDEPTGLPPSSTLLHGHHASGSTPSVGQPEGFSSLPSGITRSTHSSSSSDIKREDKEEDENSSTADKSDDEKKESKAARSRTRKEALTLQMLSSLSDPKDDQDNEDDEDLPPEVKMERERERRVANNARERLRVRDINEAFKELGRMCQLHLSHDKPQTKLLILHQAVNVILNLEQQVRERNLNPKAACLKRREEEKVSGVVGDAPMQLSGGHPNIGGDGHNPVGHM; this is encoded by the exons ATGACCGAGCAGCAGCAAAGAATGGCTGCAGTGGGAACTGACAAGGAACTCAGCGACCTCCTGGATTTCAGTGCG ATGTTCGCGCCTCCCGTAGCGAACGGCAAGAACAGAACAATGACCCTCGCCAGCAGCCAGTTCAGCGGCGCAG atGAGCGCAGCAGCTCTGGTTCCTGGGGTTCGGCGGAACAGAGCAGTCCTTCTTTCAGCCAAGGACGG GGCTACGGAGAAGGATCTCACTACAGTGAACATGAAGGCTTGGCCTCTCCTTTCCTAAATTCAGGGATTGCAG GTAAAAATGAGCGGCCATCATACCCCTTTGCAAACCAG cctgGTTTCCTTCCAAGTGAAATTGCAATGCCCAGCCCAGATGCCATGTCCCCCTCAGGCCTGAAATCAGGCTCCCAATTTTACCAACCCTACCCAAACAATCCGCGGAGGAGGCCACCCGATGGAGGCTTGG ACTCTCAGCCAAAGAAGATTCGGAAACCCCCTGGCCTTCCTTCCTCG GTGTATGCGTCCACATCTGGTGACGAATATGCTAGAGACAATGGAGGTTATCCTGGCGGTAAGCCCGGTGCGGTCTACCCGGGCTCTTTCTACATGCAAG AAGACCTTTGGTCATCGACCGGCTACTCGGCCATGCTGGGCAACTCCCCTCACATTGGACCACCAGGCTCCTTTTCATCACTGAACCCCCAAGACAGGATG AATTATCCACTGCACAGCAGCGAAGTTAATGGTTTCCACGCCGCCCCCACCACCTACAACCACACGCCTACCATCAATGGGGAGGCCATCATGG CAGGCACTCGAGCCACAACGGCAGGCAGTTCTGGAGACGAAATTGGAAAGGCTCTTGCCTCG ATTTATCCGTCGGACCACAACAGTAATAACTTCTCTTCAGCTCCGTCTACTCCAGGGTCTCCTCAAGCTATTGCAG GGGCTCAGTCCCAGTGGCAAAGACCAACCACGCCCAGTTTTGAAGGGCAACCACATGCACTG CAGAGTAAGATGGAGGACCGTTTGGAGGAGGCCATCCATGTGCTCCGGAACCACGCTGTAGGTCAAGGGCCCGGCTTAGATGGTGCCCACCCTGACATACACAGCCTTCTGTCAGCAGTACACAACGGGGGTCTTGGATCCCTTTCTCCAGCTTTCCCAAATGCCAGCCTCGCTCTCAGCAACAGACATCCTGCTATG GGAGGGAAACAAGATGAGCCCACTGGCCTTCCGCCTAGCAGCACGCTTCTGCACGGTCATCATGCGTCCGGGTCCACACCGTCAGTTGGCCAGCCAGAAGGCTTCAGCA GTCTTCCTTCTGGGATCACGCGCTCCACACACTCCTCCAGCAGCTCGGACATCAAAAGAGAAGATAAGGAGGAGGATGAAAATTCGTCCACGGCAGACAAATCCGACGATGAAAAGAAAGAGTCCAAAGCAGCACGCAGTCGAACAAG aaaggaGGCGTTGACCCTCCAGATGCTCTCTAGCCTTTCAGACCCGAAAGATGA TCAGGACAATGAAGACGATGAAGACCTCCCGCCCGAGGTGAAAATGGAGCGTGAGCGAGAACGGCGAGTGGCCAACAACGCCCGCGAGCGCCTGCGAGTACGGGACATCAACGAGGCATTCAAGGAGCTCGGGAGGATGTGCCAGCTACATCTCAGCCACGACAAACCTCAGACCAAACTTCTCATCCTGCATCAAGCCGTCAACGTCATACTTAATTTAGAACAACAAGTCAGAG AGCGTAACCTCAACCCCAAGGCGGCATGTTTAAAGCGCCGTGAGGAGGAAAAGGTGTCTGGGGTGGTGGGTGATGCACCCATGCAGCTCTCAGGAGGCCACCCAAATATTGGAGGAGATGGCCACAATCCAGTTGGTCACATGTAA
- the tcf3b gene encoding transcription factor 3b isoform X3 produces the protein MFAPPVANGKNRTMTLASSQFSGADERSSSGSWGSAEQSSPSFSQGRGYGEGSHYSEHEGLASPFLNSGIAGKNERPSYPFANQPGFLPSEIAMPSPDAMSPSGLKSGSQFYQPYPNNPRRRPPDGGLDSQPKKIRKPPGLPSSVYASTSGDEYARDNGGYPGGKPGAVYPGSFYMQEDLWSSTGYSAMLGNSPHIGPPGSFSSLNPQDRMNYPLHSSEVNGFHAAPTTYNHTPTINGEAIMAGTRATTAGSSGDEIGKALASIYPSDHNSNNFSSAPSTPGSPQAIAGAQSQWQRPTTPSFEGQPHALQSKMEDRLEEAIHVLRNHAVGQGPGLDGAHPDIHSLLSAVHNGGLGSLSPAFPNASLALSNRHPAMGGKQDEPTGLPPSSTLLHGHHASGSTPSVGQPEGFSSLPSGITRSTHSSSSSDIKREDKEEDENSSTADKSDDEKKESKAARSRTRKEALTLQMLSSLSDPKDDQDNEDDEDLPPEVKMERERERRVANNARERLRVRDINEAFKELGRMCQLHLSHDKPQTKLLILHQAVNVILNLEQQVRERNLNPKAACLKRREEEKVSGVVGDAPMQLSGGHPNIGGDGHNPVGHM, from the exons ATGTTCGCGCCTCCCGTAGCGAACGGCAAGAACAGAACAATGACCCTCGCCAGCAGCCAGTTCAGCGGCGCAG atGAGCGCAGCAGCTCTGGTTCCTGGGGTTCGGCGGAACAGAGCAGTCCTTCTTTCAGCCAAGGACGG GGCTACGGAGAAGGATCTCACTACAGTGAACATGAAGGCTTGGCCTCTCCTTTCCTAAATTCAGGGATTGCAG GTAAAAATGAGCGGCCATCATACCCCTTTGCAAACCAG cctgGTTTCCTTCCAAGTGAAATTGCAATGCCCAGCCCAGATGCCATGTCCCCCTCAGGCCTGAAATCAGGCTCCCAATTTTACCAACCCTACCCAAACAATCCGCGGAGGAGGCCACCCGATGGAGGCTTGG ACTCTCAGCCAAAGAAGATTCGGAAACCCCCTGGCCTTCCTTCCTCG GTGTATGCGTCCACATCTGGTGACGAATATGCTAGAGACAATGGAGGTTATCCTGGCGGTAAGCCCGGTGCGGTCTACCCGGGCTCTTTCTACATGCAAG AAGACCTTTGGTCATCGACCGGCTACTCGGCCATGCTGGGCAACTCCCCTCACATTGGACCACCAGGCTCCTTTTCATCACTGAACCCCCAAGACAGGATG AATTATCCACTGCACAGCAGCGAAGTTAATGGTTTCCACGCCGCCCCCACCACCTACAACCACACGCCTACCATCAATGGGGAGGCCATCATGG CAGGCACTCGAGCCACAACGGCAGGCAGTTCTGGAGACGAAATTGGAAAGGCTCTTGCCTCG ATTTATCCGTCGGACCACAACAGTAATAACTTCTCTTCAGCTCCGTCTACTCCAGGGTCTCCTCAAGCTATTGCAG GGGCTCAGTCCCAGTGGCAAAGACCAACCACGCCCAGTTTTGAAGGGCAACCACATGCACTG CAGAGTAAGATGGAGGACCGTTTGGAGGAGGCCATCCATGTGCTCCGGAACCACGCTGTAGGTCAAGGGCCCGGCTTAGATGGTGCCCACCCTGACATACACAGCCTTCTGTCAGCAGTACACAACGGGGGTCTTGGATCCCTTTCTCCAGCTTTCCCAAATGCCAGCCTCGCTCTCAGCAACAGACATCCTGCTATG GGAGGGAAACAAGATGAGCCCACTGGCCTTCCGCCTAGCAGCACGCTTCTGCACGGTCATCATGCGTCCGGGTCCACACCGTCAGTTGGCCAGCCAGAAGGCTTCAGCA GTCTTCCTTCTGGGATCACGCGCTCCACACACTCCTCCAGCAGCTCGGACATCAAAAGAGAAGATAAGGAGGAGGATGAAAATTCGTCCACGGCAGACAAATCCGACGATGAAAAGAAAGAGTCCAAAGCAGCACGCAGTCGAACAAG aaaggaGGCGTTGACCCTCCAGATGCTCTCTAGCCTTTCAGACCCGAAAGATGA TCAGGACAATGAAGACGATGAAGACCTCCCGCCCGAGGTGAAAATGGAGCGTGAGCGAGAACGGCGAGTGGCCAACAACGCCCGCGAGCGCCTGCGAGTACGGGACATCAACGAGGCATTCAAGGAGCTCGGGAGGATGTGCCAGCTACATCTCAGCCACGACAAACCTCAGACCAAACTTCTCATCCTGCATCAAGCCGTCAACGTCATACTTAATTTAGAACAACAAGTCAGAG AGCGTAACCTCAACCCCAAGGCGGCATGTTTAAAGCGCCGTGAGGAGGAAAAGGTGTCTGGGGTGGTGGGTGATGCACCCATGCAGCTCTCAGGAGGCCACCCAAATATTGGAGGAGATGGCCACAATCCAGTTGGTCACATGTAA